The genomic stretch TTTCAATGCTCCCTGATGTTGGTGCCTCGAAACCGGCAATCATCCGCAGCAAGGTCGTCTTGCCACAGCCGGAGGGGCCGAGAATCGAAAAGAATGAACCAGTTGGAACATCAAAGCTCACATTGTCGACAGCGAGGAAGTCGCCGAATCGCTTCACCATATTTCGTACGGATAGATCGTTGGTCATAGTATTGTTCGGTTGAGGATTGAACAAGGCGGGGAGTCAAACAACTCCCCGCCTCTACTTACAGGTATTCAGACTATTCCGCTATTGGGCGGCCTTGATCTTATCCAGGATTTTACCTTCCATGCTTTCCAGCTTGGCAGGAACCGGCGGATACCATTTGATATTATCGATGGTGGCCTGCGGGAAGGATCGATCGAAGTTGGCGGCCACAGCTTCATCCGTGTACTTCAGAGCGCCCTGGGATGCCGTGGCGTACTTTTCCTGAGAAGAGAAATACCCGGCGTTTTCAGGCTTCATGATGAAGTTGATCCACTTGTAGGCGGCATCCACATTCTTGGCCTTGGAGGGAATGGTGAACGTATCGATCCAGCCGAGAGCACCCTCTTTGGGAGCCTTGAAGTCAATTGCCTTGTTATCGCCATGCAGCTTCCATCCACCGGCATCCCATGCCATGGCAACGTAAACCTCTTCCGAGCGCATGGATTCCAGCAGCGAATCGCCGTTAGCCCAGTAATTCTTCACCACAGGCTTGGCTTCGATCATTGCATCCGCAATCTTGTCGAGCATCTCTTTGTAGGCTTTAGGGTCGTCATACAGTGCGAACGGGTCATACCCCAGAGCAAAGCCCATGGCGATCAGCGTGGGCCGTTTCAGACGGTAGCTCACACGACCTTTGTATTTGGGATCAATCAGCGCCTTGAAGGAATCAGCTTCGGCAGCCTTGTCGCTATTGACGATGAGGCCGGAGGTTCCCCAGCAGAACGGTACCGCATAGGAATCACTGCCCACGCGAGTATTCTTTTTGACCGCCTCAAGCATGGACGGGATGAACAGGGAGCTGTCTATTTTGGAGTAGTCCAGGGGTTGATAGAGATTGAATTTCTTTTGAACAGAAGCGATCCTGTCCTGGGATGGTTGAGCCAAGTCGAACCCGGCACCGCGGGTAGCCCGGAGCTTGGCGATCATCTCCTCGTTATTGGAAAACGTGACTTCCACATCGATGCCGGTTTCCTTTTCAAATGCATCGATCAATTTCTGAGGAGCATACCCCTTCCAGGTTAACAGTTTCAACGTTTCCGCCTGGGCCGCACCAGTCATGACGAACAGGGACAGTAGAGCGAATACAACAATTTTCTTCATGATCAAACTCCATCATTTTGTGAACAAAAACTGACACAAGACACTTGCCACCATTTTAATCAACGTAACGAAGGATACCCGGATAAGAATGGGACTCATCATACGCCGTTTCACGACGGATGAAAGGATAAAAGTTCCATCAAACCTATCAGATTGGGTTAACCCAACTCGACCAACATATGCAACATGAACTGGTAATTCTTGACATTTTTGTGGCGACTACTTGTCAATGCGGCAACGATTTGACCAGTTGCCATATATCATAAATATATATAATATCAGTACATCATGGGAGAAAGAAAAGAAAAACCACAGTACCTTACGTTGAAAAGGTTCATTTTGGAACTTTTACGCAAAGGGAAGCTCTCCCCTCATGAAAAACTCCCCAGTGAACGCGATTTAACCAAGCAGTTCGCCCTCAACAGAAACACTGTGCGTCATGCGCTTGGCATCCTCGAACGAGAGGGGAAAATTTATCGATCAGGGCGCAAGGGATGGTTTGCCAGCGGTCAGCGATTGGTATTTGACCCAAGCAAGGAACACGTGAACTTTGATAAACTGGCTCGCAAACAAGGGTTCACCCCAGCCTGGCAGGTGCTGGAAAGCGGAACCATGCAGGCGACCGGCGAACTGCAAGAGCTATTCAATGTAGAGGAAGGAACGGAGCTGTTTCACGTCTTTGAAACAGGCAGCCTGGACGGGCATCAGGTATATTATTCGGAATACTTTTTTCTGGCTGAAATCTGTCCGGGATTTCTGCCGAAAATTGTCTCACGTCCCATGACAGATGTTCTACGGGAGGATTATTCCATCCATCTGTACCAAAAGGATTTACTGATCCGTCCCATCAACATGGAGGAGGAAACCGCCAGCCACATTGGGTTGCCCACACACTCCCCAGGGATATTTTTCCGACGCATCAAAAACTCGCAACAGGGACGCATCGTGCAGGTCGATTACGAATACTGGCGAGCAGATTCGATTGAACTACGGAGCACTTTTTCTTCATAAGAGGACACATCCGTGCAGCAGACTGTGCAATCAGGAATCGCCCTCTTCTCCGGGGAGCCGATCAAATCGCTCAACCAACTCCAAATGTTCATCCCAGTTCGCCCTTCTCTCGTAAAAGATATGACCATCCGGCTGTATCGGAACATCGCAATCAAGACTACCGGCAGGCACGACCAGCAGCGTTCCATCCATCTGAAGGTTGGGAAGCGCGGAACCGCATTGAGTGCAGAAACTTTTGATATGACCGCTGGATTCAAAATCATGGGTCCGAACAAGCTCCTCTCCCTTAAGCCAACGCAGTTCTGCTGTTTTTGAAAACAGATTGGCCGCATGGGCAGAGCCGGTATCTTTTCGACAACGTTCACAGTGGCACAGAAAGAAATTCTCAAACTCACCAGTCACTTCATAGGCGACCTTTCCGCACAGACACGATCCTGCATATACCATCACTCACCTCATTTCATGGCATGATGTAAAGGAATCCGGGCAGAAGCAACACCTTCTGCCCGGAATCTATCTTTCATTATAACTAAGGGGAAGAATCCCTTACTGTCTACCTCAATGCATACTAATCGCAGATCATGTCACATAGTTGAACAGACCTTTAAGAAAAGAGTCTTTCACCTTCCAGAGCTAAGAACCGATCAAAGGAAGTTCCTTATCCACCCTGAAAAAGACCAAAAACCGTCGCTTGGTGGGCTGCTCTTCGTCAATCTTGCAACGTCGACACAGTTCGAACAGCAACTCTGTATCTTCCTCTTCGCGCAACATTGTCAAAGACAACCGCTTTCCCTTGTATCCCGAGGAATTCTCCCTGAATAGGAAGTGGGCCTTTTGCGTGGCGACAACATTACTGTGACTCAGACGATCATTCATGACAATCGCAAGCGACCCGTCATCCATAACGTGTGGTCTTGAATACACGGCTGCATTCACTTCTCCATTGGCATCAGCAGTAGATAATACGCCAAATCCCTTGGTGTTGTCGAAATATTCTCTCAATTCAGACATAGTAGCTTCCTTTTTTTGTGTATTACTAATCTTGACGATCAGCGCATTTCAATACGCTCACTCGCTAACAGTAACACATACTACTATCACATCATGTCAGTATATTGAACCTTTTTTGAAATGAGTGAGGCATGGAGTATTGCAAAATGATGGCCGAGTGCTTTGACCAACTGCTTAATCAATGGTGTACAGATCATCCATTCAGCACCCAAAGACTGATAGCGAGTACCGAAGCGAAGCAAGTCCACAAAAAATATGGAAGGAGAATGCAGGCTGCCTTTGGTGAGAAACGGTAAAAAAGCGTGATTGTTTTTCCCAAAAACAAAACCAGGATGAGGGTATCGAGACTGCCCAACATGGTACTTTGCAGACCGAACATCAATGGTGTGAATAGTAGGTTTACAACCAACTGAGCCGAGTACCACAGGTATCCTTGCCCTTTGGCTGAGCCATCTGCAAGCCAGAACACCCACAGCGAAACACCCATTGATGCATAAAGGAGTGTCCACACGACTGGGAAAACAATGGCCGGAGGGTAAAACGGCGGCTTAACCAACTGCTCGACCCAAGGCCCGGGAGGAAAGAACGAGCCTACCAAAGAGCCTGCCATGATATGAGTAAAAATGAAGACTGCAAGCACCCCATACCGCTTAACCATGGACTCTGCCCCCTTCACTTCCATCTTCTCAGCCCGATTCCATTACCATCTCAACTCACAATATAAAATTGGCAACAAAAAAGCCCGCAGTAAAACCGCGGGCTCATTGATTGTATGGCGTTAACCGCTACTGACGAATTCTGCGACCAGCGAAGAACAAGCCAACAAGGCCCAGTCCGAAAATGGCGAAAGTGGAAGGCTCCGGTGTCGGAATCGGACCATTGGAAACAACAGTCAGTTGCGAGCTGGCATATGTCGTATCACCCTCGACCGTGGTCCAACCAAAAAGATTGTACTCGGGATCGTCGACCCAACCATTTTCAAAGGCCCAAATAAAGAAGGTGTCGTAAGTGACATCCCCATAGCCCAAGTCTTCAAGGGTCTGGAGAACGGTGGTACCGTTGTGGTCCATGCCCGCCAGGGAATCCATATCCAGTTGTCCAAGCCCACTGGTAAAGGAGAATGTGTAGTTGTAGCCCATGTAATCGAACTGTTCGATGGAAGCCTCGGGATTGACGAGCAGAAACACATCATTGTTGCGTGATGGATTGAAGATATGCGTATTGTCAGTCTCAAAGAACATGAACTCTAGCACTGTATCGAAAGAATTCACGGCACCCGTGACAGGATCAATACCCTTCAACGTCAGGTTGGCAGCCATCATGGCACCATGAAGGGAATAGTTGCCGGTAACAGGCTGATTATCATGAAACATGTGGTCGATGATATCCACAGTGGTCCCGGTATCAACGGTACCACTCTTGGTAATGAATCCAATCGAGCTTTGATCACCATCGCCCCAGCTCAACGAATTAACAGTTTCCCCGGCTCCATTGACGTAGCTTTCTGGCGTTAACCCGGTCTGGGTATTGTCCTGATTCCAATAGTCATTAAACTCATAAGAAACCGAATATTCCCACTGAGTGATTTGAGCAGCAAGGGCTGGAGTTGAAAAAAGTATAGTCAGGCAGAGTATCATAAAGACTTTAGAAACATTGGTTATCATTGCAGATTCTCCTTATAAAAGTTGGGAAGAATATGCACACAACATGCCACACGCAACCACCTTTAAATACTGATCTTTTTATTTTACCACATTAGGAAATTCCCAAATCATGTAAAAAATACCGACAAGTTTCAGGTTTTTTTACACTCTATTACAAATCAAATAAAACAAGCAGCATGCAAAACAAAATCCATCCTCAGCAGGTAGGAAAACGAACTCAGAGGGCTGCACGTTGCATTTTGATTTATGGGTACCGCTAATCTGATGAGAACGCCCACCAACTTGCCCCACACTTGAACGGGTGCTATCCCTCAAAGAATGAAAATACTCGTCACTCTCATACTTGGCTCGATAGCGCTGTTGTTTCTGCTTGGTTTCTTCAGCAAGCCGCCTAAGACACTTGGCGTGACAAATGGAAAACTTGCCCAGTGCACGGAGGCAAAGAACTGCGTATCATCCCAAGCAGGGGATGAGGCTCATTCGATAGCCCCCATTGAAGCAACTGGTGCTAGTAAGAGAGTGACAACTCTGCTCACCAAATCCATCAACGCCATGGGAGGCAAGGTTGTCTCAATTGAGGGGCCATACCTTTGGGCGGAATTCACCTCAAAAGTCTTCCGTTTTGTGGATGATGTGGAGTGTTACTATGACCAGGAATCCGGCGTCATACACATCCGCTCGGCATCACGGGTGGGATATTATGATTTCAACGCTAACAGAAAACGTGTTGAAGAGTTGAGACAGAAATTCTTGGCCCACAATTAAAGACGAGCCGATCCAAACTGCAAAACACCATATATTGCTACACCAGAAAGGATGGCAAACTCGATACGTCGACAGTAGTTTGAATCAATTCAACACCCCCATTTACCGCAGTAAAAACCGTGCACTGAGCATAGCCAGGGCTATAGTGAAACGGATCGTCCATTGTATGTCCGGTAATTCGACACAGGACAGAACGAATAACCCCGGCATGGGTAACCGCCAGCACATGTTGCGGTCCTGACGCCAATCGATTCAGAATCGGCATAGCCCGGTCAGCAACATCATTGAACGACTCGCCTCGCGGCGGTTTGAAATCGCTGAAATTTTCGCCACGACGAACGTACTCGGCAGGATATTGCGTACGGATCGCATCAAAGGTCTGTCCATCCCACGCCCCCATATTAATTTCATTCAATTCAGGGACAATCTCCGCTTGAACACCAAGTTCGGCCGCCAGCGGCTCGATTGTCCTGATGGCCCGAGTTGCCGGACTTGTGCAAAGACGAAGGAATCCACATTCTCGCAACACAGCGCTTGCTTCAACGGCCTGCTGAACTCCTTGTGCAGATAACGGGACTTCCGTTCTGCCGATGCACCGCCCGCTGCCCCCGTCTGTATGTACATGCCGCATGAGAACAATCACGAAAGCGCCTCCCGCGCCAACCGTTCGGCGCTGTCGCCGGCCTCATCTTCGAACCGAGCCATAAGCGCTCTGGCTCTCTCCAAACGACCAAGGATGGCTTGCTTTGCTCCGGGTTCATGGGCGTATTGCTTGACCTTCTCCAGGTATCGTTCTTCCAGAGGGACCGGTCTGTGACAACGAACCAGCTTGTCAGCCAAAAAGACGATATCCTTCTCCAACAAGGCATCATCCGGTCCCAGCGCAGTATCAAAATGAATGCGAACTACATCTGCCGCAGCATGAAAGCCATGCCTTTTCAGAAGCTCTGCTCCAGCTTCCTCATGACGTTTCGTGCCTTTACCTATGTCGTGTGTCAGAGCCGCTCCCAATACAAGCCCAACATCGAGCGGGGTTGCCTTGCACTGCTCGTTAAAGGCCTCGCACAACGCCCTAGCCACTCGCGATACTGCCTGGCAGTGCTCCATGACATGTCTGGTTCCACCCGCCATCAGCCATAATTGTTCACATTCGCCCGGCGTGGGATGGCCGCGCCCGTACAAACTCAAGGCGAGCTCATAATCATCGGAATGATCAAGATCAAGGAGCGTACCGCTATCAGCAACCTCAAGGTCCAGAGCTTCAGCATCATGCCTCTCCAGAACGCTCCGCAAGCCGCCCTCGCCGTCATGTGCGAGTATCTCCGGAATAAGGCTTCTGCTAATGATCGGTGGATGGCCCCGGTCTCCCAGGAACTTAGGATAAAGTATCGATGGACGGGTTCTATCGAACTCGAGACCTCTGCGCATCCCCTTTTCGCGTCCGTGCCTTGCGCTCCGCACCCAATTTGATGTTCTGACCGCACCCCAGCTTGGGCTCATTCCCGGCCTTTTCCTGCCATTTCTGGCCGAAATGCCGGATTTTGGACGCACCTCTCCCTTCAGGCTCGCGCCAGTCGAACAGCTTTTTTCAAATTGAACGCCATGGCGAGGATGTGGAACTCTCCCTCCACCTTCTCACGACCCACGTATCGGGACCGAAAGAATGCGTAGCCACGTTTGAGTGTGCCGAAGGCCCGCTCGACTATTTGCCGAATGCTGCTGATGTCACGGTTGCGGGTCTTTTCGAAGTCTGTCAGCCTGCCGCCACGAGGCGTCTTGTCCATGGTTCCGTCCTCCAAATCGCGATCAAACAGAATGTCCCGGTTCTTCCCGCTGCAATAGCCCTTGTCCGCATAAACCCGTGCGCCGGGATCAAGGCCGACGCCATTCACGAGCCGCTCGAATTCGCCCGTGTCCGAATGGTTCGCGGGAGTGATGTGACCACAGAGCAGAAACCCGTCTCGACTGTCCGTCGCGGCATGGAGCTTGTAGCCGTAATAGGCCCGATTTCTCTTGCGGAGCCAGGCCGCCTCCTCGTCATCCGAATAGCTGACCCGGCAGTCCACCGGCCCATCCTGTTCTTCGGCGTCCTCGGAACGGTCCTCAGGCATCACGTCGATAACCTTGCGCGGCCGCCGCTGCGACTCGACTACCGAGGCGTCCACCACGGCTCCCTCACGGACAAGAAGCCCTTGTCCTTCAAGCTGGCGGTTAAGCATGTCGAGCAAGGAGTCCAGCACCTTCAGGCGGATCAAACCGTTACGGAAACGGCATATGGTGGTCTCGTCCGGCACGTCGTCCTCGATGGAAAAACCGGTAAATCTGACAAAGGAGAGCCGGTCGAGCAGCGCCTGCTCCACGCCCGGATCACTCAGGTTGTACCAACGCTGCAAGAGCAGAATCTTGAACATCGCCAGAGGCGGATAGGCGGGATTGCCCACGGCGTTGGCCTTGCGCCTGATCTTCTTGCACAGAAAGGCGTTGATGGGCTGCCAGTCGATGAGTTCGTTGATCTCATCCAGAAATGTGGTCTTGGTTCTGCGGTGCCCCAGGAAGTAATCACCCAACCGAGGTCCTTTCTGCCGAATAGCCATGCCTTCCTCCTTTGGATGGAGAAATAATAGCATAATAAATCAAATAGTTAAAGAGTAAAAGTGTGGGATTTGCCGTGCAGAGGTCTCAACTCTTCAACGAGTAGCTGAACAGTCTCCTGTCTAATCAGAGGCATGTCGGCTGGTAGCAAGAAAAAAGCTTCCACCAACTCCGGCAATGATTCTACCCCGGCCAGCACCGATGAGAACATCCCCTGCTCGAAACCGG from Pseudodesulfovibrio profundus encodes the following:
- a CDS encoding extracellular solute-binding protein, with the translated sequence MKKIVVFALLSLFVMTGAAQAETLKLLTWKGYAPQKLIDAFEKETGIDVEVTFSNNEEMIAKLRATRGAGFDLAQPSQDRIASVQKKFNLYQPLDYSKIDSSLFIPSMLEAVKKNTRVGSDSYAVPFCWGTSGLIVNSDKAAEADSFKALIDPKYKGRVSYRLKRPTLIAMGFALGYDPFALYDDPKAYKEMLDKIADAMIEAKPVVKNYWANGDSLLESMRSEEVYVAMAWDAGGWKLHGDNKAIDFKAPKEGALGWIDTFTIPSKAKNVDAAYKWINFIMKPENAGYFSSQEKYATASQGALKYTDEAVAANFDRSFPQATIDNIKWYPPVPAKLESMEGKILDKIKAAQ
- a CDS encoding UTRA domain-containing protein; the encoded protein is MGERKEKPQYLTLKRFILELLRKGKLSPHEKLPSERDLTKQFALNRNTVRHALGILEREGKIYRSGRKGWFASGQRLVFDPSKEHVNFDKLARKQGFTPAWQVLESGTMQATGELQELFNVEEGTELFHVFETGSLDGHQVYYSEYFFLAEICPGFLPKIVSRPMTDVLREDYSIHLYQKDLLIRPINMEEETASHIGLPTHSPGIFFRRIKNSQQGRIVQVDYEYWRADSIELRSTFSS
- a CDS encoding GFA family protein, encoding MVYAGSCLCGKVAYEVTGEFENFFLCHCERCRKDTGSAHAANLFSKTAELRWLKGEELVRTHDFESSGHIKSFCTQCGSALPNLQMDGTLLVVPAGSLDCDVPIQPDGHIFYERRANWDEHLELVERFDRLPGEEGDS
- a CDS encoding pyridoxamine 5'-phosphate oxidase family protein, with the protein product MSELREYFDNTKGFGVLSTADANGEVNAAVYSRPHVMDDGSLAIVMNDRLSHSNVVATQKAHFLFRENSSGYKGKRLSLTMLREEEDTELLFELCRRCKIDEEQPTKRRFLVFFRVDKELPLIGS
- a CDS encoding TspO/MBR family protein codes for the protein MVKRYGVLAVFIFTHIMAGSLVGSFFPPGPWVEQLVKPPFYPPAIVFPVVWTLLYASMGVSLWVFWLADGSAKGQGYLWYSAQLVVNLLFTPLMFGLQSTMLGSLDTLILVLFLGKTITLFYRFSPKAACILLPYFLWTCFASVLAISLWVLNG
- a CDS encoding THxN family PEP-CTERM protein, encoding MITNVSKVFMILCLTILFSTPALAAQITQWEYSVSYEFNDYWNQDNTQTGLTPESYVNGAGETVNSLSWGDGDQSSIGFITKSGTVDTGTTVDIIDHMFHDNQPVTGNYSLHGAMMAANLTLKGIDPVTGAVNSFDTVLEFMFFETDNTHIFNPSRNNDVFLLVNPEASIEQFDYMGYNYTFSFTSGLGQLDMDSLAGMDHNGTTVLQTLEDLGYGDVTYDTFFIWAFENGWVDDPEYNLFGWTTVEGDTTYASSQLTVVSNGPIPTPEPSTFAIFGLGLVGLFFAGRRIRQ
- a CDS encoding DUF1499 domain-containing protein, which translates into the protein MKILVTLILGSIALLFLLGFFSKPPKTLGVTNGKLAQCTEAKNCVSSQAGDEAHSIAPIEATGASKRVTTLLTKSINAMGGKVVSIEGPYLWAEFTSKVFRFVDDVECYYDQESGVIHIRSASRVGYYDFNANRKRVEELRQKFLAHN
- a CDS encoding histidine phosphatase family protein; the encoded protein is MIVLMRHVHTDGGSGRCIGRTEVPLSAQGVQQAVEASAVLRECGFLRLCTSPATRAIRTIEPLAAELGVQAEIVPELNEINMGAWDGQTFDAIRTQYPAEYVRRGENFSDFKPPRGESFNDVADRAMPILNRLASGPQHVLAVTHAGVIRSVLCRITGHTMDDPFHYSPGYAQCTVFTAVNGGVELIQTTVDVSSLPSFLV
- a CDS encoding HD domain-containing protein, whose amino-acid sequence is MRSVLERHDAEALDLEVADSGTLLDLDHSDDYELALSLYGRGHPTPGECEQLWLMAGGTRHVMEHCQAVSRVARALCEAFNEQCKATPLDVGLVLGAALTHDIGKGTKRHEEAGAELLKRHGFHAAADVVRIHFDTALGPDDALLEKDIVFLADKLVRCHRPVPLEERYLEKVKQYAHEPGAKQAILGRLERARALMARFEDEAGDSAERLAREALS
- a CDS encoding IS5 family transposase, with the protein product MLLFLHPKEEGMAIRQKGPRLGDYFLGHRRTKTTFLDEINELIDWQPINAFLCKKIRRKANAVGNPAYPPLAMFKILLLQRWYNLSDPGVEQALLDRLSFVRFTGFSIEDDVPDETTICRFRNGLIRLKVLDSLLDMLNRQLEGQGLLVREGAVVDASVVESQRRPRKVIDVMPEDRSEDAEEQDGPVDCRVSYSDDEEAAWLRKRNRAYYGYKLHAATDSRDGFLLCGHITPANHSDTGEFERLVNGVGLDPGARVYADKGYCSGKNRDILFDRDLEDGTMDKTPRGGRLTDFEKTRNRDISSIRQIVERAFGTLKRGYAFFRSRYVGREKVEGEFHILAMAFNLKKAVRLARA